The Actinomycetota bacterium genomic interval GAACCCGCCATAAAGTACTCCCCTGTAGTCGATACTTTCTTCACGGAGCGCTGAGACGGTCTTTTCCATGATCGCCAGCATTTGAGCGTGCTCGGCCGCAGTGACCGCGGGCACCGGGGAGTACACGCCCATTCCCCCGGTGTTTGGCCCCAAGTCACCATCGAAAGCACGTTTATGGTCCTGGGCCGGAGGCATAGGTATCATCGTGCGGCCATCCGTGAACACCAGCAGCGAGCATTCGGGGCCCTCAAGGTACTCCTCGATGAGGACCGTTGAGCCCGCGCTACCGAAGCGTCCACCGAAGCAATCATCTATGGCGTTTCGCGCTGTTTCAACGTCGGAAGCGACAATAACGCCTTTACCGGCGGCTAGCCCATCAGCTTTCACCACGACTGGAGCGCCGACCTTCTCCAGATAGCCCAAAGCCGTATCCCTGTCGGTAAACGCCGATGACACCCCCGTAGGAATCCCATACTTGAGCATGAGGTTCTTGGCGAATGCCTTGCTGCCCTCCATCATCGCACCTGAGGCTCCCGGGCCGAAAACGGGTATTTTTGCCTCACGGAGAACGTCGGCCACTCCCGCCACAAGCGGAACCTCCGGCCCGATCACCACAAGCTCGACACCGTTATCTTTCGCAAATGCCGCTACCTGTGTTCCATCTTCGATGTCCAGCTCGACGTTTTCAGCCAGCCGAGCGGTTCCCGCGTTTCCAGGCGCCGAAAAAATGCCTGTAACCAGGGGTGACTCCGCGAGTTTCGCCACGATCGCGTCTTCACGGCCTCCGCCGCCCAGCACAAGAATTCGCATGATGATCTCCCGTAAGACAGTAGACAAGTGAGCAAGCGTTCCCGATTATACCGCAGCGACCCGAGCTGACCTGAACCGCGCGAAATAATCGCAGCGAACAGGTGACATGCCTCGGCGCTTGGGGAATACTTATCGCGTACGTCAAGCGAGCTAATCGCACGAGCTGAAAGGAAAATCTCCATGGAGCCTCAGGATCAGGTTTTGGAAGCGATGCGCGCGGCCGGCGAGCCGTTGAGTGCAGGCCAAGTAGCCGAGAGAACCGGCCTTGATCGCAAGGTCGTGGACAAGGTCATGGACGCACTCAAGAAGAGTGGTGCGATCGAGTCGCCCAAACGCTGCTACTGGCAGCCAAAGGCCTAGTGACTGGAAAGGCAGCGCCCGTGGCACCGCGCAAGCGTGTGCTGTTTGTTTGCGTCGAAAACTCGAACCGCAGTCAGATGGCCGAGGCATTCGCCCGCATCCTCGGCGGAACAGCTGTCGAGGCGTATAGCGCTGGTTCTCGGCCTTCAGGTGTGGTCAATCCGAAAGCGATTGAGGCCATGCGCGAGCTAGGATACGATCTCGCGGCACACGGATCGAAATCGCTCGACGAGCTTCCGGATGTGGAGTTTGATTTTGTGGCTACGATGGGTTGCGGAGATGCCTGCCCGCTGGTGCGGGCCAGGAAGCGGGCCGACTGGTCTATCCCCGACCCCAAGCACTTGCCTCCGGAAGAGTTCCGGGCAGTGCGCGACTTGATCCGGGACAAGGTGCGATCTGCTTTGGAGGAGTTGGGAGTATCTAGCGCCCAGTGAGCCCCCGCGTACGGATCGCGTGTCTCAAGATCACGGCAAGGCTGACTGCTCCCAACCCCGAAAGACAGGGCTCCACCTGGCAAGCCGCTGGCTCATTATCTCGATAGCTTCAGGGTTGTTGTCGACCAGCAAAGCTCGGCGGTCGTTTGATAAGGCCGCCTCGCCGGTGCTTCCGCTTCCCGCAAAGAAGTCCACCACGAGATCGCCAGGGTTCGAGTGGACCGTAATGATCCGATTCAAGATACCCAGAGGCTTTTGGGACGGATACCCTGTTCTCTCGGCCCCGTTCGTCGGCACGATCGTGTGCCACCACGTATCTGTTGGAGTCTTGCCTCGGGCGGCTTTCTTCTCCTCAACCAGGCCGGGCGCCATGTAGGGTATCCGCTCTATCTCATCGTAATTGAAGGTGTAGTTCTCGCAATCCGCCACATACCAAAGGATGGTGTCATGCTTTGCGGGCCACTTCCGCTTGGGGCGTCCGCCGTAGTCATACGCCCAGATGATCTCGTTCATAAAAGCGTCTCTTCCAAACACTCCGTCCATAAACACTTTGACGTAGTGCGCCTCCCGATAATCCAAATGGACAAAGATGGCTCCGTGCGGTTTTAGCAGACGTCGGGCCTCGATCAGGCGCTTTCCTATAAACTCCAGATAGTCTTCGAAAGTGTCACCGTATTCCATGG includes:
- the purD gene encoding phosphoribosylamine--glycine ligase, which encodes MRILVLGGGGREDAIVAKLAESPLVTGIFSAPGNAGTARLAENVELDIEDGTQVAAFAKDNGVELVVIGPEVPLVAGVADVLREAKIPVFGPGASGAMMEGSKAFAKNLMLKYGIPTGVSSAFTDRDTALGYLEKVGAPVVVKADGLAAGKGVIVASDVETARNAIDDCFGGRFGSAGSTVLIEEYLEGPECSLLVFTDGRTMIPMPPAQDHKRAFDGDLGPNTGGMGVYSPVPAVTAAEHAQMLAIMEKTVSALREESIDYRGVLYGGFMLTAEGPRVLEFNARFGDPETQVILVRMVGDLAKVMLACAQGELEDAEIAWSDDWAVSVVLASSGYPGEYETGKPITGIEAAEQIEGVRVYHAGTALNEAGELVTAGGRVLNVTAVGHDLTAARQRAYRAVELISFEGKSYRTDIGRRASLGDTETLAKS
- a CDS encoding Rrf2 family transcriptional regulator — translated: MEPQDQVLEAMRAAGEPLSAGQVAERTGLDRKVVDKVMDALKKSGAIESPKRCYWQPKA
- a CDS encoding arsenate reductase ArsC, which gives rise to MAPRKRVLFVCVENSNRSQMAEAFARILGGTAVEAYSAGSRPSGVVNPKAIEAMRELGYDLAAHGSKSLDELPDVEFDFVATMGCGDACPLVRARKRADWSIPDPKHLPPEEFRAVRDLIRDKVRSALEELGVSSAQ
- a CDS encoding site-specific DNA-methyltransferase, with the translated sequence MEVFFGENLDVISSLPSEICDLIYIDPPFNTGKRQVLRSQRVRKDPSGTRRGFKGETYSSVTVSAMEYGDTFEDYLEFIGKRLIEARRLLKPHGAIFVHLDYREAHYVKVFMDGVFGRDAFMNEIIWAYDYGGRPKRKWPAKHDTILWYVADCENYTFNYDEIERIPYMAPGLVEEKKAARGKTPTDTWWHTIVPTNGAERTGYPSQKPLGILNRIITVHSNPGDLVVDFFAGSGSTGEAALSNDRRALLVDNNPEAIEIMSQRLARWSPVFRGWEQSALP